A region of the Larimichthys crocea isolate SSNF chromosome XVIII, L_crocea_2.0, whole genome shotgun sequence genome:
TCAGCATCTGGTCCAACACTGACATAAAGTCCGCTCAGAGTATTCTCGATGGTAATTTGAGTTTGTCGACTCATTCTCAGGACTGCTACATGCACCTGGGCCCGTCTGATGTACGGATAGCTTCAGTCTAACGCCTGGCTGACGTAGCCAACTGCCAATTAagtgctgctaactgaatctacTCAGTGGGCGActgaaccgggctcagcagccgggtTGGACCAGGTtcgagcacagcctctgagaccaacaggaaCGTTAGTGGTTTACAGACTTTCCTCACTACCAAACGCCACAGCTGGCGTTGGAGGATGTGTGTAGACGCTGACAGTAGCTCAGTGTTTTTCAATACAAGACTCGGTATAGTTACCCTTAAATCGTCGATCTTGCTCACGATACTCTTAACAGCTGCTGGGGCGTCTTTCATGAACTGATCCACTCTCCCGGGGTTGTTCTTCTCCAGCCAGGCCTTAATCCTGGACATGCAAACAGAGCgatattgttttaatatcatGCCCTCATAAGACGACTGTGCATTGAACCATCTGCACCAATACTCACGCCTTAGTGTAGGCTTTGATGTCCACCAGGTATGACTTCTTGTTGTAGCACGTCTCCTGCAGTTTGTGGTTGAGGACGATGTCCACTCCGCTGACTGTTGAGTCATCGAGGCCCTCGGCAACCTCGTCAGCCGAAGCGTTGGCCCCAAGCAAAGAGTCGTCAATCTTCTCTGTCCTGGTGGTCATCTGGTGACAGACATGAGCGAGGAGAACGTTAACTCATGAAAAACCAAAGTCTAATGTCAGGACTGATGTTTCATTGCGTCATTAGCTGGCGTGAAATCCAGCTGAGCGTTACAGCGTGGTGCCGAGCACGTGAATCAGAACTCAAGTTTTAATTTGAACGTCAGCCACGTTGCTGACGAAACACTACGCTCACACACTTGCACCGCTTCACGGATAGCAGACGTCGTCAAGAACCCGTCCACTGACAACTTTAACGCAGCGGTGTTAAATACTCTGTGTTGTCGCTGAGGGGTAGTTTCATTACTTTAGTCAGCAGTGAAATGTGCGAAGTCACTCAGGCTGCAGTGTAGTTAGAGAAATGCGGCGTTTTGTGAAAAACTTTGTTTACGGTGCAACTCCTCGTACTCGAACAACCTGCACcagtcctttttttattttactaaaaaaCCTAATTTCCTACTCTCCTCCTGGCTTTCATCTGATTTTatcttcatttgttttactAACTGTGAGCTAACGTCAACAATTTTTAGTGGCGTAAAAATGCTATTCACACCACTTCCATCTCACTGGGAGCACCGATCACGTCTCAGACTAACCAGTCATAGCGAGTGAAATATGTCTGTTCAGGgaagatatataaataatgtgagAGTCGTACATTATTAGTGTTGCATTATCGATTAATACGATGATGACTTTATAAAATCccttaaatggaaaaaaaaaaaaagtgttgatcGCTGCGGTCCTCCATCCTCAAACGTCTCGTTTGTCCACACCTCAAAGATTTTAGTTTTACTAaacaattttaacattttggacagaaaagaaaaactcaatAGTTGGTTTAATTTAATAGTCAGCACGTTCATACGTTACTATGACAGTgaaaactttattgattttatttattacttaacCCTCAACAAAGTCTCTTGACAAATTTTGGGATTCAGATTTTAATTTTTCTAATagatcaataaaatattaatatttttcataCTAGCCTCTTAATCCATTAAGGACTAACACAAACTGCTATAAAAATTGTCTTTGGGggacatttttgtctttaatgacTTTTAACTGAGACACGATGGTTAACACATTATTGTATTTCACTTATTGTTGTAATAACTAATGCTCTTAATACTGAGCTTCCAACACACTGTATGGTTTCATGTTAACCTGCAATAAACCTGAAAACTTTATGTACAACTCGAGGGCAggatgctttaaaaacaaagttaatgtAACCGGGACACATCTGGAAACAAAGAGTCATCGTTGTGTGAACACATGTTAAAAACATCTGTGACTCACCCTTCCTTCCACTTCATAGAACATCCCGTCTTTCGACTCTGTGATCTTGTAGATGTCCGAGAACATCTCATCCTCTGCGGGGGGAAAAACAGCAGTCATGACGCTTTATTGAATTTTAGAGAAAACCTCAGGCCTAGCCCGGCGGTTGCGACATAAACTACAAAACATCCCGTCGAGCCTAGTTTCTCCCTGTGGAAAGGAGTATCCGCTTTATCTGTAACGTATCTCAGTCATAACACAAGTCAAAGCGCCACTCTGTGATTCAGCGCTGCTGTGGAAAGATCCAGAAAGTCTCCATTAATAAAAACTGCAGCTAGCAGCAACATGCCGCCGACAGGCCACGTACACCGCGTTACTCCATCATGACTAACTTCACGTTTATATCCAGACCGGCCCTCCACGTATCACGTATCATCACCCAGCTGAGAGCGACACCGGAGTCACACTTTGTAACTTTTAGCCAAACTTAAGAGGCAGGCCGAAGCGAAAAAGCTTTTACCGGCGTTAGCATCGCGAGCTAGCCCGCCAGCAGGGTGGCTAACTTTCTTTATTAGCATCCGGCTAACACGAGTTAGCTCCGAGCTAGCCTGACCGACCGTTATCCGGTGATATAACGGAGCCGTTAACGGCCACGGTGCCGCCTGACGGACACGGGGCGAGTACACACAGCGGACATGTTACTTACGGGTGATGACACACTTGTAGATGATCATGTTGGCGCTTTGGTGTCAGATGTCTCGCGGACAGAGGACAGGCCTAACCGCTCCAACTGAACGGGAGAGGGAAAAGAGCGAGGCGGCCGCGAGGCGCTGCATTTACGTCCTGCTGACGTCACCGCGGGGCCAACAGAGActataaaagagagagagagagggcgcgACGCCGCGGCGACTCTGACGGGAGAAGTGATGCGgatttcggctctttttggagagccggttcttttggctcccaaacggctcctcacattttattaattggttttattaattcttcttcttcttcttcttcttcttcttcttcttcttcttcttcttctcctctttattataattttatatttttaaatgttattatattttatttttgacattgtaaagcactttggtcagtgcatgctgtgtaaaaatgtgctatataaataaaacttattaactatttaattaatttaccaaaataatgcaaaactgcctgaaaaaatgaattactaatgtaaaatacatacatgacatcaaatgtttatcctttatggctttattttacaaacacactcaaccttgaaaaaatgccacaaaataaattataaagtataaaaataaagacctAATTAGGCAAACttttaactattttaaacaCAAGTGCCACTTGAGCACCTTTGGTCGTTTtctctcggtgtgtgtgtgtgtgtgtcacccctCCCATGGATGCTGCTATACTTCTTGACCAATtacgtgcagctttcacacaaaaaagtgtaGAAATTGttagttttattttcctccacttttttaattgaaagccgaacgtgattggtcaagatgtgtgagaacaggcatggcatgagggagaggagacagtgaggcacctaaaaaacaaacaaaacaaaaaaaacacacacatcggctctgcagcatctgcagagcacacacacgacacacggGGGAGACGAGACAGTGAGgcactgaagtgaaaaaaaaaaacggctcccTAAATCGGCTCCCAacgaggagccggctcccgtcgttcacttcaaagagccggctcttagaaccggatcgttcgcgaccgacacatcactactaACGGGAGAAGTGAACGAGATTTAAAGATTATGAGCGATTATTTTCTCCTCAGAGTTACTGGAGTAAATGTTGAACTCATTTCCCACAAGATACGTGTTTTATTAGCAGCGTGACGTCGTTTCAGACAcacaaatcagaaaaaaatgtaactttattcCAGACTTAACATTCCCTACTCTCGCGAGATCTGACACGCAATGCGGATATCTGTCCTCTCCGTTAGTCGGCCTGTCTTTAAATCCGATCtataacaaactaaactaaaataacttttctATATAAGTTTTATATATAACCGTCTATGGTGCAACATATTCCGTTTTTATCTATTTACACGATGTTTACAAAACGAGATTTGGAGGACGCGGTCGAGGAGACCAAGCCAACTTAGTGTAGACTGTTTTTAAACcgcagactgtgtgtgtatatatatatatataagtgttTTTATCTTCTGTTATAGAACAACTTTGGCGAGAATAAGGTtcctgagtgaaatgacccggaTCTATGTTCGTTTCAGCCGTGATAAGAGCTGcttgatttctctctctgttcagtaaagggagcttcagtgcttccttacTTATCTCCTTCAACGTAGGACACACCGGACCATCCTTTATAAAAGAGCAGGAGGGAGTGCCCTCCCATAGCTCGACCATTCACAACCAACTTCCATTAATCTGTTCAAataagaggaggatgaggatgtaggttgtaaccaactgaataccctttgcctcaccctcccctGTGGGAGAACCTATGATGGaactagaaaaaaacaaacataagacTTCTTAAGAGCCAATGTACTGTATAAACGTGGCAGACTAATAAATGCATActtgtaaatattatatttaatttaggGAAACCTTTTCTGCCACTAGAACGCCCTAAATTTTacccactggacctttaagtgaaaTTGCGATACATGACCTAATTTGATCCCACAGTGTTGTTACACTACACTTTTTGTTGGCGCATTATGGACTTGAATTAAAAGATATACTGTCTCTTTAGCATCACATAAAAGATAAAGTGTATAAACAGATAAGTAAGTGGTCATGAAAATTATTCTTTTGGTCTTGactttgtctctctcatttGGACTCAACTTGGTGTCGATCTCAACCACCATCAACGCCAGCGAGACAAAGGAGATGGTGATTGACTTCAGGAAAAAGACACCTCGGACCACACAGGTAAACATCCAAGGATTGGATgagagtctaaatacatatcaggttttacagctgtttccaaacttgctgtatcaaaatgcagatcaatgcctgttgagggcaagaggtgatggattttgtctctaatagttataatcttatcattaaagaagctcatgaagtcattgctacttagacctaaaggaatagatggttctgtagagctgtgattctctgttagcctggctacagtgctgaagagaaacctggggttgttcttattctcctctattaatgaagagtagtaggctgctctggcattacggagagccttcctgtatgttttgagattatctttccagactagatgagattcttccagtttagtggcacgccatttgcgttcagatttacgtgtctcttgctttaatttacgagtctgctggctataccatggtgctaacctcctttgtttaattgtcttctttttcagaggtgcaatagagtgtcgtccgtaatgagcctgcatccgcttgagagacagtgcgtctgattttagcgatgttacataagtggaagaatgcagtcctcgaaatttgttttatgtggacgttaaaggacaaatcctgatcaaaaacaactccaagattctttacagtggagctggaggccagggtgatcccatctaatGTACCTAAGCCTCTAGAAAGAGAATTTCTGAGTTTGGGtgcaattacaagaacttcagttttgtctgaatttaacatcagaaaattgtaggccttccaactttttatatccttaaggcatgcttggagtttagttaactgattggtttcatcaggcttgatcgataaatataattgggtgtcgtcagcataacaatgaaaatgaatggagtgattcctaataatgttccctaaagaaagcatatataaactaaatagaagtggtccaagtacagaaccttgtgggactccatgacaaactttggtatgcatggaggattcatcactgacgtgaacaaactgagatcgatctaagaaatacgatttaaaccagcttagggctgttcctttgatgccaatttgatgttccagtctctgtaaaagaatttgatggtcaatggtgtcaaatgcagacatagatctaacaggacaagtacagagatgagtcctttgtctaaTGCCATTAGGaagtcatttgtaactttgactaatgcggtctctgtgctatctaaatcctgactgaaaatcctcaaatagactattgttatggagaaagtcacacagctgattagctacagctttctcaagtatcttagaaagggaaggtttgatatcggtcttaattggctaagacctctgggtctagagtaggctttttaagaagaggtttaattacagctaccttaaaggactgtggtacatcctgataataaagacagattaaacGTATCCAATagagaatgactaactagaggtaaaacatccttgagcagcctggttgggatggggtctaagagacaggttgacggcttagctgcagacatgattaaagttatttgaggAAGGTTAATGGGAGAAATGATAGGAATATACAGatacctgggtgttcacctcaacaacaaactggactggtcagtcaggaggaggaagcacgtagagagacaagaaaagacaaacaggtCGAGGGGGAGAGGGgcatgttagcaaagctgacatccttcatgaacaactcctctcatcccctgcatgagactgtggaggccttaaacagcaAGACTGCTACTCgcaccatgtaagaaggagcccagggttcgaatcagacctgtggctctttcccgcatgtcattccccatctctctccacattcctgtcacgCTTcagctgtcaaaaataaagcttgaaaaggccaaaaaaaaaaaaggactaaaATCCATCCAAAGAACCAatttgagaataaaaatgactgaCATGCCCATACTGAGACTACAGCCTGTGATGAAGTTACAAGTAAACATTTTAGgctgtaaaatcaaaataaaacagtgactCTGACAACCTGTGTACCCTTTGTTACTCTGGAAAGTACTAAACAAGAATAAACCTTTCAAAAACAACCACACATTACTTGTGAAGCAAACTTTATTTCTCCTTTATCAGcatattattttttcacttcagcGATGTAATAATAATCTCAAATTCTGGAGGATCGCCTGGTAAAATTCAAAACAGATGGAACGTCATCATCTAGCCACACAGTGAGATGACTCGAGTTTCTGAGAAAGTATGAAGTCCAATTCACCTGTGAAATCCAcatacacaaagaaagaaagaaaaaaaaaaaacactggggGAGCCCTACGGTAAACAGTACACAGAGGCAGCATTTGGAGTGAAGGCAGGGGCACAGTTATAAACCAACAAGTGCATTCAAAGAACAGCCTCACCTTTCAATTATAGTTAagacttcaaaagaaaaaaggggagaaaaaaaaatacccgAGTGGAGCTTATGAAGACGACCAGAACATTCAAATTGAGCACATGcaagacaaaaaacattaaaaaagtagTTCATATACAATTatgtacacaaaataaacagaatttatTGACAGACGATGATGAAGATGCAAGTGCAACACAGAAGAAGTGTACTATATTTGTCTCCTCCCGCATACTACTCCATGTTTCCCATCTGTGACTGTTAGAGGATAGCAAAATATTTTCTAATCTCAGGCTACTGTAGCCAATTTCTATTATGATTGATCAATAGGCCTGTGTGATCAGTGTTTGATTCTCAGCTGTCTAATGACTATGGACTCAGTATAATCAGGAAAGTATGCACTGCACGGGGAACGCATCATTATCCAAAGTCTTTATAACCTAAACCAAGCTGTGAATCTTGatcttaacatttaaaaaagtcagagttGTCCACAGTCTGTGACGACAAGCTTCTTCGTGGGCGGTCCTCCCTTTGTGCCCAGCTCTCCCATCTGCAGAACCACATCCATGCCGTTCAGAACCCAGCCGAAAGCCACGTGTTTGAAGTCCAGGTGTTCGGCTTTCTTCAAGGTGATGAAGAACTGCGAGTTGTTGGTGTCGCGCCCACGATTGGCCATAGACAGGATGCCCGGGCCTGTGTGACGAACGTCAAAGTTCTCATCCTCAAATTGGCTGCCGTAGATGGACTTGCCTCCTGTGCCGTCACTGTTGGTGATGTCACCACCCTGAAAGACCAATGGGAAACTCATTAGTAATGCTACATGGAAATCTAATCTTCCCTCTGTGAGACAATACAACTAAGTGCCTATTCTCTTGTCTAGTGTGATCAGCACTTGGCTAACACTGAGGTCAAACACTGTCATGTAGCAGCCACAATCCACAGTGTGTTGATTTAATGACTAAAAGCCCCCAtagtgtaacttttctaccataacagactttaaatcatgttgatgctaccACACTCTGCTGGCAATGAGAGGAgtcggtgtcgtgccagaactggaggtGACAAACAGGCAATATAACTGGGTAATGACAAAagtgaaaagaccaaagatGATGATGGAGTAAGCTGAGAAGAGTCTGTAactaaaactgaacaaaagcaTACAAAAGACTGAACCAATCTGTGTATTAAcacaatatcaatatttcattctTTAAATACCACAGTTATCCTCAATACTGGTATATCATGACACCTAATAAGGACACGCACTTTAATACGTGGATATCTAAAGCTTTCACGTCTcagatgaaactgaaaataatttgttttgccGAAATAAATCAGTTGTCACAAACGTCTGCTAAAAATCAGTGTAGATTTGTCTGCCCATCATGGCTTTGAAGAAAATGTAGCTCTGCATACATTTCAACTGTGTCAAACTCAAATCACTTGATCTCCTCACCTGACACATGAAGGATGGTATGACTCTGTGGAAGATGGAGTTCAGAAGCCCGAAGCCTTTCTCGCCGGTGCAGAGAGCTCTGAAGTTCTCTGCAGTTTTGGGGACAATATGGGAGAAAAGCTCGATGGTGATCGTGCCCAGTGTTTCGCCATCGGCTGCCACTTTGAGGAACACCCGCGGGTTAGTGTCTCTGGAGTGCTCTTGAACTCTGGACATCTGTTGTGTGAAACTAGATGAGGCATCGTCACCAGTGTTGCCAATTCGGCTCTGACACCCGCAGAAAGTCTTCTTGAAGGATTCGGCTATCTCTGGGGTTTTAAACTTGGCCGCCAGCTGCTCCACGACGCCGGTGCcgtctggaaaaacaaaaggaattGTAAGAGACCTTCAGCGAGAGGACCGCTAAGAAGCATCAATGGACGCCATGGCAGCACAACAAGCGTACCTGAGTAGTCGGTGGCCGTCCAGATGAGTGCGTTGGCCGAGGCGTTCATGGGTTGGAGTTCCATCGTCGGTGAGATTGTGTGGTTGGCGCAAACCCTCAGCACCTGCTCTCTTCTCATCAGGATTCTATAGAAACGTTTGACTGGATGGAAGAGGATCTTAATATCACCGATGCCACGCTCCTTCCACTGGCCGAGGTCCCGGTCCCATCGGTACAGCTTGGCACGTTCCTTGAACAGgatctcctcgtcctcttctccGGACTTTGTCTCTACCTGAGAGAGACGCAGTTGAGGATGAGGTGTGGTCCTGTACCTCAGTCACCAAACATCATTTTCACATCTAAAACATGTACATTCAAAAAAAGGAGGTACCTCTGGTAGGGACACTATTGGCTCAAAGTGAATGTCCACATTATTAGGAGCGTCTTCTTCATCACTGCCCTCCTCATTGccgttgttttttggtgcagAGGCCACAGCCGACCCAAACACTGTCGCTCCAGCGTTTGCCCATGAAAAGTTGGAGTCTTcataagagagaaaaacaataaatatgttgtgaaACATATTTTTGACGCCAACGATATGACAGCTAGCTGATAAGAACATCTTAAGAGAATGTCAGCGCTGAAGCCAACCTTTAGATCCAAATGCAAATCCTTCTGTGTTTTGGGCCAGGTCAGCAAAAGAGAAGCCTCCTGATGCGTTGAAGCCAAAGTTGGAGGTGTCTGTGGCGGGAGGAACAAAGCTCTtgttaaatactgaaataaatgtttttcagcCAGCACAGTCAGTCGAACAACCACATGGAGACTGTGTGAAGTTATCTGAGGCTCTGCAACAAAGGtaagatgatgctaaaatattCTGATCCTTtgctaaaatattcaaatgccAGTACAAGAATGAAAACTTGAAAAGTTGTATAATCATAACCATGCATTTAAAGAATCAAAATCTAAAGTACTCATGCagtactttttttaattttctgaattCAGTTTAAAAGGAGCGTGCAGAAAATCACTTTCACATAACGTACAGCCATCAAGTGAATGTTAAATTagtttataaaacaaaatatatatttttttgcaataGTTACTGTCCACAAATTCATAAACTGTGTAAAGAGGCCAAATTATCACTGTGCAGTTATAAGAAACTTTTACATGTATGTAGCCAGAAGAGACATATCAGGAGTTACTCTTGTGAAGATGGTTGTAGAGATTTGTTGTTTGTCTACAGGGTGACAGGTCTTACACATCTGTGCAAAGAACAGGAAGTGGTGCATACCTTGACTAGCGGTTGTAGTAGCAGTGAAAGCTGTTGTAGCTGTAAAAGCTGTTGTAGCAGTGGACGCCGCTGTCATGGCTGTGAAAGGCGCTGTAGCTGTAAAAGCTGTTGTGGCAGTAGACGCCGCCGTGGTAACAGTAAGCCCTGCTGCAGTCGTAGCAGTaggtgctgcagctgcagtcccAAAGTTGGACTCTGGCTCTGGGCACTTTTTTGTTGACAGGTCAATGGGAGAGCTGCTCCTGGGAGCTTCACTCGGAGTCTCTGCTGGCTGGTCTGAGGTCTGCTCTTTCGATGTAGATGTGCTACCTTCAGCTTCTACGCTGCCATCAGCGTCTGCGCTACCTGATGCCAGGCTCGACGTTGGCTCCTCTGTGGCTGTTGCATCGCTGCTGGAGGCCTTGTCAGCTTGATTTAACTGAGCATCCTGAAACAAGAGTAATACGGATTCACTCTTGGAGCTACATTAACAAACAATCTGCAACTGATTAGGCTAACACAAggttaaaacaaatatattcagtgaTTCAGCTTTGAATGACATGATGATGCAAATGCAGAAATCAAACTTCATCTCTGGCAGGTCCATTATGTCCCTCATATCTGCTTACTTGCTCAACACGataaatgtgatgattttatttaagttttgtGACTCTTACCAGGTCTTGCTGTGCCTTGCGGACTTCTGTCTCAAAGTCTTCGGGCTTGTCGTGATCCGGGTCGCTGTCTGTGGTGCTCAGGCCGCAGAAGAAGGTGGGTGGAAGCTGAAGGCTTTtggccttctcctcctcctctggcgTCGGCTTCTTCTCCCACACAACTTGACAGTCTGACTCTGAACACAGTACACACGAGTTCAGAGATACAGAATGACTAGCAGATAAAGTTTGCATTATTTTTGATTAAGTCCACACGGTCAAAGAGATCATTATTAACCCATCACAGCCTTAAAATGTATGCAACAAAAATCAAACCAACATAGCGTTTGGTACAAATGGAAACAGCGAGGGCAAACTGGATAATATAGCATCTGTGTGACATACATACCATCACCACCACATGCTGCAGCCTTTTTCTCGGGAGGATCAAGGTAGAGCTTTCCATTCAAGGCTCTTACTGCTGACTCGTAGTCCTCATctgaaaattcaaaacaaaaacacattttcttaaatctttactttaaaaaatggcttcatacatttttagttaaattattattattattgttgttcttTGCTCTCTAATTTGGTGGATcatgtctcttctctctcccggAGATTCTCGGATACGTCTTGTTTGGTTGTGCCTCGGTCAGATATATACATAAAGGTGACAGAGCCTTTGCAGTCACAGctgcaaacactgacatgttttattctactgcttactttaaatgttttgttttattataaagcCTTTTGTAACTGTGCTTTGAAAGgggatataaataaaatttattatGAAATCATTATTAATTTAAGAACAAAGTTCATTCCGCTGTcggacagtgtgtgtttttacttctCCGATTGAAGAATTCAGATCTTTAGCTGCATGATGGACAGCTttacagacaggtgagagacaacagcagcaaaaccaCAAAATGCAAATAGCTACAAGAGAATACATGAATATGAACcttctgctgctttctgtctccACTATATTTGTCTGGAATGTGCATGAACATGGTCATGGTGGTCATACTTTAATGAAATGGGCTGAtggtaaaaaataattacagtactgtccatgtaaaacacaaaaatgttcatttagAGAGTCAACCACTTGAAGAAAACACTTTTATATTCTTGTTTCTTATCTTTTGGTCTCACCATCAGTTTCATCGTTGCTTGTGTAGCCCGGTTCATTCTTGTAGCAAAAGAATGTGAGAGGCAGCAGGAGTTTTCTGGCTAAAGCTG
Encoded here:
- the tpt1 gene encoding translationally-controlled tumor protein homolog, translating into MIIYKCVITQDEMFSDIYKITESKDGMFYEVEGRMTTRTEKIDDSLLGANASADEVAEGLDDSTVSGVDIVLNHKLQETCYNKKSYLVDIKAYTKAIKAWLEKNNPGRVDQFMKDAPAAVKSIVSKIDDLRFFTGESMNAEGMVGLLDFREDGITPFMIFFKDGLEEEKC